The following are encoded in a window of Gossypium raimondii isolate GPD5lz chromosome 13, ASM2569854v1, whole genome shotgun sequence genomic DNA:
- the LOC105783027 gene encoding pentatricopeptide repeat-containing protein At3g24000, mitochondrial, with protein MLIQSLVFRCLSTRKNRLVIEFPRRLLFASFQFVSSFTAHVATEEINPSLKVPLFKEKTKLEGSKRLKLYSKILHDCASKGSLSSAKAVHGKIIKNGIDPDLHLWNSLVNAYAKRGVFGYACKVLDRMPERDVVSWAALFSGLVNEGYGYYVLDLYCSMKKDGVLPNGHCLVTALKACSLSLDLFFGTLLHGEGVKVGVLLDVFVGSSLVDLYAKCGQMELAERVFLFMDKKNVVSWNALLNGYALKGDAGKILNLFQGMTESELRCSKFTLSNVLKSCTYLVNLTWGLIAHSLVIKTGCEHDEFVGCCLLDMYSKCGLAEDTLKVFKRIQEPNIVAWSAMIDCLDEQGQIQEAAELFSLMRCKGVSPNQHTFASIAGVAANLGDRLYCEGVHACIFKHGFESEIILSNALIAMYMKIRSVQNGWRVFKEMSSWNSASWNSLLSGSHNGKTCDRGPSIFHKMLAEGFKPDICTFTSILRSCSNLLNIKFGHQVHAHIIKNGLKDNNLVGTSLIDLYAKNGFLADAELLFTQLIERDLFSWTALIAGYAQSDCSEKAIKCFNHMQRQGVTPNNFTLATCLSSCSNMAMLENGQLLHSMAIKAGNSGDMFVSSSIVDMYANCGCIEEAEAAFQGMVSTDTVSWNTMLFGYLQHRQGLKVLETFRMMLDKGLEPDEVTFIAVLSACSYMGFVNEGKEYFDSLTNVFGIVPTIKHCACMIDILGRAGKFNEVESFIKDMKVTSNPLIWETVLGACRMHGNDKLGESAAEKLFELNPGIASHYILLANIFAAKGRWEDVRRVRALMTHCGVKKEPGCSWVMVNGQVHIFRSTDGFHPKHGEIYIKLKELVEKSILAGYVPKTDHILNDVSDDEKLEQLFHHNERLALAFALISINPVKTIRIFKNLHICEDCHDFMKLVSGVIKQEIVVRDANCFHHFKSGICSCQDYC; from the coding sequence atgCTTATTCAATCACTTGTTTTTCGATGTTTGTCCACAAGAAAAAACCGTCTTGTCATTGAATTCCCCAGGAGGTTGCTTTTTGCCTCATTTCagtttgtttcttcttttactGCCCATGTTGCCACAGAAGAGATAAACCCATCTTTAAAAGTCccacttttcaaagaaaaaacaaagctTGAAGGATCTAAAAGGTTAAAGCTTTACTCTAAGATTCTACATGATTGCGCATCAAAAGGGTCTTTGAGTTCAGCCAAAGCTGTTCATGggaagataataaaaaatgggATTGACCCTGATTTGCATTTATGGAACTCCTTAGTGAATGCTTATGCAAAACGTGGGGTCTTTGGATATGCTTGTAAAGTGCTCGATAGAATGCCTGAAAGAGATGTTGTGTCTTGGGCCGCTCTGTTCTCTGGTTTGGTTAATGAAGGGTATGGATATTATGTGTTGGATTTGTATTGTTCTATGAAGAAAGATGGGGTTCTGCCAAATGGGCATTGCTTAGTGACCGCTTTGAAAGCTTGTTCTTTGAGTTTGGATTTGTTTTTTGGTACATTGTTGCATGGGGAAGGTGTTAAAGTTGGAGTTTTGTTGGATGTTTTTGTTGGATCCTCTCTTGTTGATCTTTATGCGAAATGTGGTCAGATGGAACTGGCAGAGAGAGTATTTCTGTTCATGGATAAAAAGAATGTTGTATCATGGAATGCATTGCTTAATGGATATGCTCTAAAGGGCGATGCAGGaaagattttgaatttgtttcaaGGGATGACGGAATCTGAATTGAGGTGTAGTAAGTTTACTTTGTCAAATGTGCTCAAAAGTTGTACGTACCTGGTAAACTTAACATGGGGCTTGATTGCACATTCTTTGGTGATTAAGACCGGGTGTGAGCATGATGAATTTGTTGGTTGTTGCCTTCTTGATATGTACTCAAAATGTGGACTGGCTGAGGATACTCTTAAGGTTTTTAAAAGGATTCAAGAACCCAACATAGTAGCCTGGAGTGCAATGATTGACTGCCTTGATGAGCAAGGCCAGATTCAAGAGGCAGCTGAGTTGTTTTCTCTAATGAGATGCAAAGGGGTAAGCCCCAATCAGCATACTTTTGCCTCTATTGCTGGTGTAGCTGCTAATTTGGGTGATCGGTTATATTGTGAAGGCGTTCATGCTTGTATATTTAAACATGGATTTGAATCTGAAATCATTTTGAGCAATGCACTTATTGCAATGTATATGAAAATCAGGTCAGTCCAAAATGGTTGGCGGGTGTTTAAGGAAATGAGTTCTTGGAATTCAGCTTCATGGAATTCTCTTCTTTCTGGATCTCATAATGGTAAAACTTGTGATCGAGGACCAAGTATCTTTCACAAGATGCTTGCTGAAGGTTTTAAGCCTGATATCTGTACATTTACTAGCATTTTAAGATCTTGTTCcaatcttttaaatataaaatttggacATCAAGTGCATGCCCATATAATAAAGAATGGCCTAAAGGATAATAATTTAGTGGGAACATCTCTTATTGACTTGTATGCCAAAAATGGATTCTTGGCGGATGCAGAGCTACTTTTTACTCAATTGATTGAGAGGGATCTTTTTTCATGGACTGCATTAATTGCTGGTTATGCTCAAAGTGATTGTTCAGAGAAGGCTATCAAGTGCTTCAATCATATGCAGAGGCAAGGTGTCACGCCCAATAATTTCACTCTTGCTACCTGTTTGAGTAGTTGCTCCAATATGGCGATGTTGGAAAACGGGCAGCTGCTTCATTCAATGGCAATTAAGGCTGGGAATTCAGGTGATATGTTTGTATCTTCTTCAATTGTAGATATGTATGCTAACTGTGGATGCATAGAAGAAGCTGAAGCTGCTTTCCAGGGCATGGTGTCAACGGATACTGTATCATGGAACACGATGTTATTTGGATACCTGCAACATAGACAAGGATTGAAGGTTTTAGAAACTTTTAGGATGATGTTAGACAAAGGCCTTGAGCCAGATGAGGTTACGTTCATAGCAGTTTTATCTGCCTGTAGTTATATGGGCTTTGTAAATGAAGGGAAAGAGTACTTTGATTCCCTGACCAATGTTTTTGGAATAGTACCCACAATTAAGCACTGTGCCTGTATGATTGATATTTTAGGTCGAGCTGGCAAGTTCAATGAAGTTGAAAGCTTTATCAAGGACATGAAGGTTACATCGAATCCCTTGATTTGGGAGACAGTTCTTGGGGCTTGTAGAATGCATGGAAATGACAAACTTGGTGAAAGTGCTGCTGAGAAACTCTTCGAACTTAATCCTGGTATAGCCTCCCATTACATATTACTAGCAAATATTTTTGCTGCCAAGGGTAGGTGGGAGGATGTCCGAAGAGTCAGAGCATTGATGACCCATTGTGGTGTTAAGAAAGAACCTGGGTGTAGTTGGGTGATGGTCAATGGTCAAGTGCACATCTTCAGGTCCACTGATGGTTTTCATCCAAAACATGGGGAGATCTATATAAAATTGAAGGAGCTTGTCGAGAAGTCTATTTTAGCAGGATATGTGCCTAAGACAGATCATATACTCAATGATGTCAGTGATGATGAAAAATTAGAACAGCTCTTTCATCATAATGAAAGATTAGCTCTTGCTTTTGCTCTTATTAGCATCAACCCTGTGAAAACAATTCGGATATTCAAAAATTTGCACATATGTGAAGACTGCCATGATTTTATGAAGCTTGTCTCTGGTGTCATAAAACAGGAGATAGTTGTTCGTGATGCAAATTGTTTCCATCACTTCAAAAGCGGCATTTGTTCATGTCAAGACTATTGTTGA
- the LOC105783028 gene encoding uncharacterized protein LOC105783028, whose amino-acid sequence MGDTMEPLVDDGTKKFTRSISHAKDELQSFRTYLKWMCVDQSNIWTTCLSWFLFIFLGLVVPSVSHFWLACSTCDAKHARPYDSVVQLSLSSVSALSFVCLTRFVKTYGLKRFLFFDKLYVESEAVRKGYTGQLNRSLKIVAVFVLPCFIAETAYKVWWYASGASQIPFLGIVWLSDTVACITELCSWLYRTTVFFLVCVLFHLICNLQVLRLRDFAQVFQIDSDVGSVLSEHLRIRRHLRIISHRYRAFIICCLILITGSQFTSLLITTKATSALNFYKAGELALCSITLLTGLCILLRSATKITHKAQAITCLAAKWHACATLDSLNANEDDMPRSPSVIQSHQPFPHVGTDGESDDGDDVGDEDDIDNNKMIPSYAYSTLSFQKRQALVTYFENNRAGITIYGFVLDRSTLHTIFGLELSLVLWLLGKTIVSL is encoded by the exons ATGGGAGACACCATGGAACCTTTGGTGGATGATGGGACTAAGAAGTTCACAAGAAGCATATCTCATGCAAAAGATGAGTTACAAAGCTTTAGAACATACCTAAAATGGATGTGTGTTGATCAATCAAACATTTGGACAACTTGTTTGTCTTGgtttttgttcatatttttgGGGCTTGTTGTCCCATCTGTGTCTCATTTTTGGTTGGCTTGTTCCACTTGTGATGCTAAACATGCAAGGCCTTATGATTCGGTGGTTCAGCTGTCTTTGAGCAGTGTTTCAGCTTTGTCTTTTGTTTGTTTGACGAGGTTTGTCAAGACATATGGTTTGAAACGGTTCTTGTTTTTTGATAAGCTTTATGTTGAAAGTGAAGCTGTCAGGAAAGGATACACTGGTCAGCTCAAT AGATCACTGAAAATTGTAGCAGTCTTTGTTCTTCCATGTTTCATAGCTGAGACTGCATACAAAGTATGGTGGTATGCCTCAGGTGCTTCACAAATTCCTTTCCTAGGCATTGTCTGGCTCAGTGACACGGTTGCCTGCATTACGGAGCTGTGCTCGTGGCTTTACCGGACGACTGTCTTCTTCCTTGTGTGTGTTCTTTTCCACCTTATTTGCAATCTCCAGGTTCTCCGACTCCGCGACTTTGCTCAGGTTTTCCAAATTGATTCTGATGTTGGTTCAGTCTTGTCCGAACACCTGCGGATCAGGAGGCATTTGAGGATCATCAGCCATCGATATCGCGCGTTTATAATATGTTGCCTGATCTTGATCACTGGCAGCCAATTCACTTCTTTGCTTATCACTACAAAGGCTACTTCTGCACTGAATTTTTATAAAGCTGGAGAACTTGCT tTGTGTTCTATAACTCTCCTCACTGGACTCTGTATATTATTACGAAGTGCAACGAAAATAACTCACAAAGCACAAGCTATTACATGCCTAGCGGCAAAGTGGCATGCTTGTGCAACATTAGATTCACTCAATGCGAACGAAGATGATATGCCGAGGAGTCCGTCTGTCATTCAGAGCCATCAACCTTTCCCTCATGTGGGTACGGATGGTGAATCGGACGATGGAGATGACGTTGGTGATGAAGATGACATAGACAACAACAAGATGATCCCGTCTTATGCTTATAGTACCCTTTCATTCCAAAAGAGACAAGCTCTAG TGACTTATTTTGAGAACAATCGAGCTGGGATAACAATCTATGGGTTCGTACTAGATAGGAGCACACTCCACACCATTTTTGGCCTTGAGTTATCGCTTGTTTTATGGTTGCTTGGAAAGACCATTGTTAGCCTTTAA
- the LOC105783029 gene encoding uncharacterized protein LOC105783029: protein MHSPIPFSPYCPKSTTKDPSPIGGILFKNPGFSELQPESPCPSFPHLKQKVGKLTESKDCQIPAGGWNKNMVAGNTRNSGSIRNQIWHPTQKTSTKDERSVTPQTR, encoded by the exons ATGCACTCTCCTATTCCTTTCTCCCCATATTGCCCAAAGAGCACAACAAAAGATCCGTCACCGATTGGTGGAATTCTGTTCAAAAACCCAG GATTTAGTGAGTTACAACCTGAAAGTCCGTGCCCCAGCTTCCCACATCTGAAGCAAAAAGTCg gtaAATTAACTGAAAGTAAAGATTGCCAAATCCCCGCTGGAGGATGGAACAAAAATATGGTGGCCGGAAACACTCGAAACAGTGGTTCCATACGCAACCAGATCTGGCATCCTACCCAAAAAACCAGCACAAAGGATGAAAGAAGTGTCACTCCTCAGACCCGGTAG